The region TCGGCATCCTGGTGCTGATGGTCATCCGGCTCCGCAACCGGCCGACCCGCCCGGGCGGGCGGTCCCGGTTCACCGGCTCGACAATGTGGCAGGGCTACTTCGTCGAGTGGATCGTGCTGCTGGTCCTGATCTTCGGGTTGGTGATCCGCGGCTTCAAGGTCGCCACCGACCACTTCGAGTACCCGCTCTGGGCCACCCCGGTCAGCCACGCGGTCGGTGCGGTGCTGCCCGACTGGTCGGACGGGGCCAGCATCGCCGCGCTCATCAAGATCGCCATCTCGATGACCTGGCTGATCGTAATCTCCCTGAACGTCACCATGGGCGTCGCCTGGCACCGCTTCCTGGCGTTCCCCAACATCTTCTTCAAGCGCGAGCCGGCCAAGCCCGCCGGCTCCGGCCTCGGGGCGCTGCGCCCGATGACGAGCCAGGGCAAGCCGCTCGACTTCGAGGAGGCCGACCCGGAGAAGGACCAGTTCGGCGTCGCCCACGTCGAGCAGTTCAGCTGGAAGGGCCTTCTGGACTTCAGCACCTGCACCGAGTGCGGTCGCTGCCAGTCGCAGTGCCCGGCCTGGAACACCGGCAAGCCGCTGTCGCCCAAGCTGCTCGTGCTGAGCCTGCGCGACCACGCGTACGCCAAGGCGCCCTACCTGCTCGCCGGTGGCGGCAAGGACCTGACCGGCGAGGAGAAGGCCACCCAGGCCCAGCTCGCCCACCTGGACGTGCTCTCGCTGGCCGAGGGCGACAAGCCGTTGATCGGCGACGCCGAGTCCGGTGGCGTCATCGACCCGGATGTGCTCTGGTCCTGCACCACCTGCGGCGCCTGCGTCGAACAGTGCCCGGTGGACATCGAGCACGTGGACCACATCGTCGACATGCGCCGCTACCAGGTGCTGATCGAGTCGAGCTTCCCCTCCGAGGCCGGCGTGATGCTGCGCAACCTGGAGAACAAGGGCAACCCGTGGGGCGCCCCGCAGAACACCCGCGAGGACTGGACCAAGGGCCTGGACTTCGAGGTGCCGCGGGTCGGCGAGGTGGACGACTTCGAGTACCTGTTCTGGGTCGGCTGCGCCGGTGCGTTCGAGGACCGGGCCAAGAAGACCACCCGCGCGGTCGCCACGCTGCTCAACGAGGCCGGGGTGAAGTTCGCGATCCTGGGCGAGGGCGAGACCTGCTCCGGCGACCCGGCGCGGCGGATCGGCAACGAGTTCGTATTCCAGATGCTCGCCCAGCAGAACGTGGAGACGCTGAACGAGGCGTTCGAGGGCCGGGACAAGGCCAAGCGCAAGATCGTGGCGACCTGCCCGCACTGCTTCAACACCCTGGGCAACGAGTACGGCCAGCTCGGTGGCGAGTTCGAAGTGGTCCACCACACCCAGCTGCTGGCCCACCTGGTCGCCGCCGGCAAGCTCACCCCGGTGCAGCCGGTCGACGGCGGTGTCACCTACCACGACCCCTGCTACCTGGGCCGGCACAACCGGATCTTCGCGGCCCCTCGGGAGGTCCTCGGCGACGCCATCGAGGGCGACCTCACCGAGATGCCGCGTAACAGCGAGCGCTCCTTCTGCTGCGGCGCCGGCGGTGCCCGGATGTGGATGGAGGAGAAGATCGGCAAGCGCATCAACGTGGACCGGGTCGAGGAGGCCATGGCCACCGGTGCGAAGACGGTCGCCGTCGGCTGCCCGTTCTGCTCGACCATGCTCAACGACGGGGTCAACGGCAAGGGCGCCGGCGAGCAGGTCGAAGTGATCGACGTGGCGAGCGTGCTGCTCCGTTCGGTCAAGCCGGAGCAGCCGCAGGGCGGCAGGGACACCGCGCCGATCGGCGGCTGAGACGCGTACACCCGGGATCTGTTCATCGACGACGGCGGCCTCCTGCGGGCCGCCGTCGTCGTGCAAGAATCTCGCCGAGGTGAGGCGACATCGACAGCCTGCTCTGGACGATGCTGTTACCCCTGGTCGGCTTCGTCGCGCTGACCGCGGGCAACGCGTTCTTCGTCGCGGCCGAGTTCGCCCTGGTCACGGTCGACCGCGCGGAGATCGACAGGCGGGCCGCCGCGGGCGACCAGGCCGCCCTGACGGTACGCACGGCGCTACGCGAACTCTCCTTCCAGCTCTCCGGCGCGCAGCTCGGCATCACCATCACCGCGCTGCTCACCGGTTACCTGGCCGAACCGGCCCTGGCCCGGATCTTCACCCCGCTGCTACGCCCGATGGCCGGGGAGAACACCGAGCGGTTCACCCCGTTCCTCGCGCTGGCCCTGGCGACCCTGATCTCCATGCTCTTCGGTGAGTTGGTGCCGAAGAACGCCGCGCTGGCCCGGCCCATGCCGGCGGCACTGGCCACGGCCGGCCCGATGCACGCCTTCTCCCGGGCGTTCGGCTGGCTGATCCGCGGGTTGAACGGCTCGGCGAACCGGCTCGTCCGGGCGCTCGGCGTGGAACCACAGGAGGAGCTGGCCAGCGCCCGCTCGCCGGAGGAACTGGGACTGCTGGCGGCCATCTCGGCCCGGGCCGGCGCGTTGCCGTCGGACACCGCGATGCTGCTGCGCCGCACCATCCGGTTCGGCGACAAGCGGGCCGCCGAGGCGATGACCCCCCGGGTGGACGTCGTCGCGCTGCGCGCCACCGCCACCGTGGCCGAGCTGCTGGAGGCGTCCCGGCGGACCGGACGGACGCGCTTCCCGGTGTACGAGGAGACCCTCGATCTGGTCACCGGGGTGGCCGGAGTGCCCGACGCGCTGGGCGTGCCGCTGGCCGCCCGGGCGTCGACCATGGTCGGCGCGGTGGCCCGCGAGCCGGTGTACGTGCCGGAGAGTCTCAATCTGAACGGCGTGCTGGCCGCGTTGAAGGCCGCCGGCGCCGACCTGGCCATCGTGGTGGACGAGTACGGCGGCACCGACGGGGTGGTCACCGTCGAGGACCTGGTCGAGGAGTTGGTGGGGGAGATCGCCGACGAGTTCGACCCGGCGAGCGTGGACGACCCCGGTGCGACCGAGCTGACCGTGCCCGGCGGTGAGCGCACCGTGCTGGTCGACGGGGTCCTCCGCTCCGACGAGCTGGCCGAGCAGACCGGCTTCCGGCTTCCCGAGGGGCCGTACGAGACGTTGGCCGGGTTCCTGATGGCCCGGCTCGGGCACATCCCGCTGGCCGGTGAGACGGTCGAGGCCGGTGGCTGGGAGTTCACCGTGGTGGAGGTGGAACGGCACCGGATCGAGCAGGCCCGGGTGTTGCGCCCGGCGGATCCGGACGACGATGACTGAGCTGCTGGTGACCATGCTGCTGCTGCTCGGCAACGGGTTCTTCGTGG is a window of Micromonospora sp. WMMD961 DNA encoding:
- a CDS encoding (Fe-S)-binding protein gives rise to the protein MGSVQIVTTILAAAITAVAVWLAVRAVLKMTAVIRLGQPAPERFSDKGARTKTMLVETAGHTRMLKWGVVGAAHWFVMVGFIVLSLLVLEAYFEVVTPTGGLPIIGHWTIFGLATEVITVLGLVGILVLMVIRLRNRPTRPGGRSRFTGSTMWQGYFVEWIVLLVLIFGLVIRGFKVATDHFEYPLWATPVSHAVGAVLPDWSDGASIAALIKIAISMTWLIVISLNVTMGVAWHRFLAFPNIFFKREPAKPAGSGLGALRPMTSQGKPLDFEEADPEKDQFGVAHVEQFSWKGLLDFSTCTECGRCQSQCPAWNTGKPLSPKLLVLSLRDHAYAKAPYLLAGGGKDLTGEEKATQAQLAHLDVLSLAEGDKPLIGDAESGGVIDPDVLWSCTTCGACVEQCPVDIEHVDHIVDMRRYQVLIESSFPSEAGVMLRNLENKGNPWGAPQNTREDWTKGLDFEVPRVGEVDDFEYLFWVGCAGAFEDRAKKTTRAVATLLNEAGVKFAILGEGETCSGDPARRIGNEFVFQMLAQQNVETLNEAFEGRDKAKRKIVATCPHCFNTLGNEYGQLGGEFEVVHHTQLLAHLVAAGKLTPVQPVDGGVTYHDPCYLGRHNRIFAAPREVLGDAIEGDLTEMPRNSERSFCCGAGGARMWMEEKIGKRINVDRVEEAMATGAKTVAVGCPFCSTMLNDGVNGKGAGEQVEVIDVASVLLRSVKPEQPQGGRDTAPIGG
- a CDS encoding hemolysin family protein is translated as MLLPLVGFVALTAGNAFFVAAEFALVTVDRAEIDRRAAAGDQAALTVRTALRELSFQLSGAQLGITITALLTGYLAEPALARIFTPLLRPMAGENTERFTPFLALALATLISMLFGELVPKNAALARPMPAALATAGPMHAFSRAFGWLIRGLNGSANRLVRALGVEPQEELASARSPEELGLLAAISARAGALPSDTAMLLRRTIRFGDKRAAEAMTPRVDVVALRATATVAELLEASRRTGRTRFPVYEETLDLVTGVAGVPDALGVPLAARASTMVGAVAREPVYVPESLNLNGVLAALKAAGADLAIVVDEYGGTDGVVTVEDLVEELVGEIADEFDPASVDDPGATELTVPGGERTVLVDGVLRSDELAEQTGFRLPEGPYETLAGFLMARLGHIPLAGETVEAGGWEFTVVEVERHRIEQARVLRPADPDDDD